In one window of Gymnogyps californianus isolate 813 chromosome 7, ASM1813914v2, whole genome shotgun sequence DNA:
- the LOC127018153 gene encoding tubulin alpha-5 chain — protein sequence MGNTCWELYCLEHGIQPDGQMPSDKTIGGGDDSFTTFFCETGAGKHVPRAIFVDLEPTVIDEVRAGIYRQLFHPEQLITGKEDAANNYARGHYTIGKEIIDQVLDRIRKLADQCTGLQGFLVFHSFGGGTGSGFTSLLMERLSVDYGKKSKLEFSIYPAPQVSTAVVEPYNSILTTHTTLEHSDCAFMVDNEAIYDICRRNLDIERPTYTNLNRLISQIVSSITASLRFDGALNVDLTEFQTNLVPYPRIHFPLATYAPVISAEKAYHEQLSVAEITNSCFEPANQMVKCDPRHGKYMACCLLYRGDVVPKDVNAAIATIKTKRSIQFVDWCPTGFKVGINYQPPTVVPGGDLAKVQRAVCMLSNTTAIAEAWARLDHKFDLMYAKRAFVHWYVGEGMEEGEFSEAREDMAALEKDYEEVGLDSYEDEEEGEE from the exons ATGGGCAACACCTGCTGGGAGCTGTACTGCCTGGAGCACGGCATCCAGCCCGATGGGCAGATGCCCAGCGACAAAACCATCGGCGGAGGGGACGACTCCTTCACCACCTTCTTCTGCGAGACCGGGGCTGGGAAGCACGTCCCGCGGGCCATCTTCGTGGACCTGGAGCCCACCGTAATTG ATGAAGTTCGGGCTGGAATCTACCGCCAGCTCTTCCACCCCGAGCAGCTGATCACTGGCAAGGAGGATGCTGCCAACAACTACGCCCGCGGGCACTACACCATTGGCAAAGAGATCATCGACCAAGTGCTGGACAGGATCCGGAAGCTG gctgaCCAGTGCACAGGCCTCCAGGGCTTCCTCGTGTTTCACAGCTTTGGAGGTGGCACCGGCTCTGGATTCACCTCCCTGTTGATGGAGCGACTCTCCGTTGACTACGGCAAGAAGTCCAAGCTGGAGTTCTCCATCTACCCCGCACCACAGGTCTCCACTGCTGTGGTGGAGCCCTACAACTCCATCCTCACCACCCACACCACCCTGGAGCACTCGGACTGCGCCTTTATGGTGGACAATGAGGCCATCTACGACATCTGCCGCAGGAACCTGGACATCGAGCGCCCGACCTACACCAACTTGAACAGACTCATCAGCCAGATCGTCTCGTCCATCACGGCATCGCTGCGGTTCGACGGGGCCCTGAATGTCGACCTGACCGAGTTCCAGACCAATCTGGTGCCCTACCCTCGCATCCACTTCCCCCTGGCCACCTACGCCCCTGtcatctctgcagagaaggcCTATCACGAGCAGCTATCAGTGGCTGAGATCACCAACTCCTGCTTTGAGCCAGCCAACCAGATGGTGAAGTGCGACCCTCGCCACGGCAAGTACATggcctgctgcctgctgtacCGCGGGGACGTGGTGCCCAAGGACGTCAACGCCGCCATCGCCACCATCAAGACCAAGCGCAGCATCCAGTTTGTGGACTGGTGCCCCACGGGCTTCAAGGTGGGCATCAACTACCAGCCGCCCACGGTAGTGCCGGGGGGGGACCTGGCCAAGGTGCAGCGCGCCGTCTGCATGCTGAGCAACACCACGGCCATCGCCGAGGCCTGGGCTCGCCTGGACCACAAGTTCGACCTGATGTACGCCAAGCGAGCCTTCGTGCACTGGTACGTGGGCGAGGGCATGGAGGAAGGGGAGTTCTCCGAGGCGCGGGAAGACATGGCTGCTCTGGAGAAGGATTACGAGGAGGTCGGCCTGGACTCCTACGAGGACGAAGAGGAGGGCGAGGAGTAG
- the STK16 gene encoding serine/threonine-protein kinase 16 isoform X3 has translation MGQALCVCSRGTVSLGGARYLLLHRLAEGDLKPTNVLLDEDDRPVLMDLGSMNQARIEVNSSRKAMAVQDWAAQRCTISYRAPELFTVPSQCVIDERTDIWSLGCVLYCMMFGEGPYDAVFQKGDSVALAVQNPIAMPPTTRYSAALQRLLSSMMTVNPQERPSINDVLHQLEGLQPAPAGQDTTQI, from the exons ATGGGGCAGGCGCTGTGCGTCTGCTCCCGCGGCACCGTCAGCCTGGGGGGAGCGCGGTACCTCCTGCTCCACCGCCTGGCAGAGGG GGACCTCAAGCCCACCAACGTGCTGCTGGATGAGGATGACCGGCCTGTGCTGATGGACCTGGGCTCCATGAACCAAGCTCGCATCGAAGTCAACAGCTCTCGGAAGGCCATGGCCGTGCAG GACTGGGCTGCCCAGCGCTGCACCATCTCCTACCGTGCCCCCGAGCTCTTTACAGTGCCAAGCCAGTGTGTCATAGACGAGCGCACAGATATTTGG TCCCTAGGCTGCGTGCTGTACTGCATGATGTTTGGGGAGGGCCCCTACGATGCCGTCTTCCAGAAGGGTGACAGCGTGGCTCTGGCGGTGCAGAACCCCATCGCCATGCCCCCCACGACCag GTACTCGGCTGCCTTGCAGCGCCTGCTCTCCTCCATGATGACGGTGAACCCCCAGGAGCGACCCAGCATAAATGACGTCCTCCACcagctggaggggctgcagccagcgCCGGCGGGACAGGACACCACGCAGATCTGA
- the STK16 gene encoding serine/threonine-protein kinase 16 isoform X2, whose protein sequence is MGQALCVCSRGTVSLGGARYLLLHRLAEGGFSYVDLVEGLRDGRFYALKRILCHDKEDRQAALHEVEMHGLFDHPNILRLVAHCMVEKGAKHEAWLLLPYVKGGTLWSEVEALREKGTFMPEQRILLIFHGICRGLQAIHSKGYAHRDLKPTNVLLDEDDRPVLMDLGSMNQARIEVNSSRKAMAVQSLGCVLYCMMFGEGPYDAVFQKGDSVALAVQNPIAMPPTTRYSAALQRLLSSMMTVNPQERPSINDVLHQLEGLQPAPAGQDTTQI, encoded by the exons ATGGGGCAGGCGCTGTGCGTCTGCTCCCGCGGCACCGTCAGCCTGGGGGGAGCGCGGTACCTCCTGCTCCACCGCCTGGCAGAGGG GGGCTTCAGCTATGTGGATCTGGTGGAGGGGCTGCGGGACGGGCGCTTCTACGCCCTTAAGCGCATCCTGTGCCACGACAAGGAGGACCGTCAGGCCGCCCTGCATGAGGTGGAGATGCACGGCCTCTTCGACCACCCCAACATCCTGCGCCTGGTGGCCCACTGCATGGTGGAGAAGGGTGCGAAGCACGAagcctggctgctcctgccctacGTGAAG GGGGGGACCCTCTGGAGCGAGGTGGAAGCACTGCGAGAGAAAGGGACCTTCATGCCAGAGCAGCGGATCCTCCTCATCTTCCATGGCATCTGCCGCGGGCTGCAAGCCATCCACAGCAAGGGCTACGCACACAG GGACCTCAAGCCCACCAACGTGCTGCTGGATGAGGATGACCGGCCTGTGCTGATGGACCTGGGCTCCATGAACCAAGCTCGCATCGAAGTCAACAGCTCTCGGAAGGCCATGGCCGTGCAG TCCCTAGGCTGCGTGCTGTACTGCATGATGTTTGGGGAGGGCCCCTACGATGCCGTCTTCCAGAAGGGTGACAGCGTGGCTCTGGCGGTGCAGAACCCCATCGCCATGCCCCCCACGACCag GTACTCGGCTGCCTTGCAGCGCCTGCTCTCCTCCATGATGACGGTGAACCCCCAGGAGCGACCCAGCATAAATGACGTCCTCCACcagctggaggggctgcagccagcgCCGGCGGGACAGGACACCACGCAGATCTGA
- the STK16 gene encoding serine/threonine-protein kinase 16 isoform X1 — MGQALCVCSRGTVSLGGARYLLLHRLAEGGFSYVDLVEGLRDGRFYALKRILCHDKEDRQAALHEVEMHGLFDHPNILRLVAHCMVEKGAKHEAWLLLPYVKGGTLWSEVEALREKGTFMPEQRILLIFHGICRGLQAIHSKGYAHRDLKPTNVLLDEDDRPVLMDLGSMNQARIEVNSSRKAMAVQDWAAQRCTISYRAPELFTVPSQCVIDERTDIWSLGCVLYCMMFGEGPYDAVFQKGDSVALAVQNPIAMPPTTRYSAALQRLLSSMMTVNPQERPSINDVLHQLEGLQPAPAGQDTTQI; from the exons ATGGGGCAGGCGCTGTGCGTCTGCTCCCGCGGCACCGTCAGCCTGGGGGGAGCGCGGTACCTCCTGCTCCACCGCCTGGCAGAGGG GGGCTTCAGCTATGTGGATCTGGTGGAGGGGCTGCGGGACGGGCGCTTCTACGCCCTTAAGCGCATCCTGTGCCACGACAAGGAGGACCGTCAGGCCGCCCTGCATGAGGTGGAGATGCACGGCCTCTTCGACCACCCCAACATCCTGCGCCTGGTGGCCCACTGCATGGTGGAGAAGGGTGCGAAGCACGAagcctggctgctcctgccctacGTGAAG GGGGGGACCCTCTGGAGCGAGGTGGAAGCACTGCGAGAGAAAGGGACCTTCATGCCAGAGCAGCGGATCCTCCTCATCTTCCATGGCATCTGCCGCGGGCTGCAAGCCATCCACAGCAAGGGCTACGCACACAG GGACCTCAAGCCCACCAACGTGCTGCTGGATGAGGATGACCGGCCTGTGCTGATGGACCTGGGCTCCATGAACCAAGCTCGCATCGAAGTCAACAGCTCTCGGAAGGCCATGGCCGTGCAG GACTGGGCTGCCCAGCGCTGCACCATCTCCTACCGTGCCCCCGAGCTCTTTACAGTGCCAAGCCAGTGTGTCATAGACGAGCGCACAGATATTTGG TCCCTAGGCTGCGTGCTGTACTGCATGATGTTTGGGGAGGGCCCCTACGATGCCGTCTTCCAGAAGGGTGACAGCGTGGCTCTGGCGGTGCAGAACCCCATCGCCATGCCCCCCACGACCag GTACTCGGCTGCCTTGCAGCGCCTGCTCTCCTCCATGATGACGGTGAACCCCCAGGAGCGACCCAGCATAAATGACGTCCTCCACcagctggaggggctgcagccagcgCCGGCGGGACAGGACACCACGCAGATCTGA
- the GLB1L gene encoding beta-galactosidase-1-like protein, with amino-acid sequence MVVSTSRFVPHPGPVERPARMGLPALALLLVVGLLHTQASPPARSFQLDYEEDCFRKDGAPFRYISGSIHYARVPRPAWRDRLLKMYMSGLSAVQVYVPWNYHEPLPGVYDFAGDRDVEAFLDLTAELGLLVILRPGPYICAEWEMGGLPAWLLWKPDIVLRSSDPAYLAAVDSWLHVLLPKIKPRLYQHGGNIISVQVENEYGSYYACDYGYLQHLLGSFRALLGSEVLLFTTDGTQVEELRCGTLQGLYATIDFGPGSNVTEAFGAQRWVEPKGPLVNSEYYTGWLDYWGEAHASTSSALVAQGLKDMLQLGASVNMYMFHGGTNFAYWSGADFKDQYKPVTTSYDYDAPLSEAGDPTEKLFAIRTVISKFQPLPVGPMPPASPKYAYGRVALRKYADLVDILDVLCPAGPIQSQFPLTFEAIKQAHGFVVYRTQLPRDVLDPATLSAPPHSVCDRGYVMLQKEYQGTLERDRQTALHVTGSAGDTLDVLLENMGRISFGANISDFKGLLGNLSLDSSPLRNWLIYPLAIDTAIQQGWPHTAQPKSSSGGRAGPAFYTGTFETPGIAWDTFVKFPGWSKGQLWINGFNLGRYWPRRGPQQTLFVPGSVLHVGHPNNITVLELEGAPSTPLLLFLDRPLFNRTLSRSTAATE; translated from the exons ATGGTGGTGTCCACGTCCCGCTTCGTCCCCCATCCCGGGCCCGTGGAGCGCCCAGCGAGGATGGGCCTGCCAGCTCTCgccctgctgctggtggtggggcTCCTGCACACGCAG GCCTCCCCCCCAGCGCGCTCCTTCCAGCTGGATTACGAGGAGGACTGCTTCCGCAAGGATGGTGCCCCTTTCCGCTACATCTCGGGCAGCATCCACTACGCCCGCGTCCCGCGCCCCGCCTGGAGGGACCGGCTCCTCAAGATGTACATGAGCGGGCTCAGCGCCGTGCAGGT CTATGTCCCCTGGAACTACCATGAGCCGCTGCCGGGGGTTTATGACTTTGCTGGGGACCGGGACGTGGAAGCCTTCCTGGACCTGACAGCTGAGCTGGGGCTTCTGGTGATCCTGCGGCCGGGGCCCTACATCTGTGCGGAGTGGGAGATG GGtggcctgcctgcctggctgctgtggAAACCAGACATCGTCCTGCGCTCCTCCGACCCCG CCTACCTGGCAGCCGTGGACTCCTGGCTCCATGTCCTGCTACCCAAGATCAAGCCACGGCTGTACCAGCATGGGGGGAACATCATCAGCGTGCAG GTGGAGAACGAATACGGCAGCTACTACGCCTGCGACTATGGATACCTGCAGCACCTGCTGGGCTCCTTTCGGGCGCTGCTGGGGAGTGAGGTGCTGCTCTTCACCACTGATGGCACACAGGTAGAGGAGCTGCGCTGCGGCACACTGCAGGGGCTCTACGCCACCATCGACTTTGGGCCAG GCTCCAATGTGACAGAGGCATTTGGTGCCCAGCGCTGGGTTGAGCCGAAGGGTCCCCTG GTGAACTCCGAATACTACACGGGCTGGCTGGACTACTGGGGGGAGGCGCACGCCAGCACCAGCTCGGCACTGGTAGCCCAGGGGCTGAAGGacatgctgcagctgggagccaGCGTCAACAT GTACATGTTCCATGGGGGGACCAATTTCGCCTACTGGAGCG GTGCTGACTTCAAGGACCAGTACAAACCAGTGACCACCAGCTACGACTATGATGCCCCCCTCTCAGAGGCAGGAGACCCCACTGAGAAGCTGTTTGCCATCCGCACGGTCATCAGCAAG TTCCAGCCCCTGCCAGTTGGTCCAATGCCACCTGCCAGCCCCAAGTACGCCTATGGCCGGGTGGCCCTGCGGAAG TATGCCGACCTTGTGGACATCTTGGATGTGCTGTGCCCTGCTGGGCCCATCCAGAGCCAGTTCCCCCTCACCTTTGAGGCCATAAAGCAG gCCCATGGCTTCGTGGTGTACCGCACACAGCTGCCCCGGGATGTCCTGGACCCAGCCACGCTGAGTGCTCCTCCCCACAGCGTCTGCGACCGTGGCTACGTGATGCTGCAGAAG GAGTACCAGGGGACGCTGGAGCGGGACAGGCAGACAGCGCTGCATGTGACAGGCAGTGCAGGGGACACCCTGGACGTGCTCCTGGAGAACATGGGCAGGATCAGCTTCGGGGCCAACATCAGTGACTTCAAG GGCTTGCTGGGGAACCTCTCCTTGGACTCCAGCCCTCTCAGGAACTGGCTGATCTATCCCCTGGCCATAGACACTGCCATCCAGCAGGGCTGGCCCCACACTGCCCAGCCGAAATCAAGCAGCGGGGGCAGAGCGGGGCCAGCCTTCTACACTGGGACCTTTGAGACCCCCGGCATCGCCTGGGACACCTTCGTGAAGTTCCCAGGTTGGAGCAAG GGCCAGCTGTGGATAAATGGCTTCAACCTGGGCCGGTACTGGCCCCGCCGTGGGCCCCAGCAGACCCTCTTCGTGCCCGGCTCGGTGCTGCATGTTGGCCACCCCAACAACATCacagtgctggagctggagggggCACCCTCCACCCCCCTCTTGCTCTTCCTCGACCGACCTCTTTTCAACAGGACCCTCAGCCGCAGCACCGCAGCCACAGAATAA